A section of the Streptomyces sp. CG1 genome encodes:
- a CDS encoding ABC transporter substrate-binding protein — MRTSIRRSQRLMALAAVAALTTGLLAGCAKDSADGSSDHSDGGGNGTGKGKITLTVGTFGVFGYQQAGLYDEYMKLHPDISIKENVTTRTDVYWPKVLTRLQAGSGTDDIEAIEIGNITEAVQTQADKFVDLGKDVDTSQWLGWKNAQATTKDGKLIGLGTDIGPMAICYRKDLFQKAGLPTDRTKLAELWKGDWSKYVDVGKQYMQKAPKGTKFVDSASSVYNAAVGGASERYYDKGGNVVWDRSEGVKKAWDAAMTVATSTMSAKLKQFDPTWDQGFANGGFASVACPAWMIGYIEQKSGDSGKGKWDVAAAPAASNWGGSFLGVPTATKHQKEAVALAKWLTAPAQQAKVFAKQASFPSTPSAYPGLRPQADTTAYFSNAPLTQIFSDAAKAIPSQPLGPKDKPIDNAISDIGILQVEQKGKSPSQGWDAAAKEIKDVLGQ; from the coding sequence ATGCGCACGAGCATCCGCCGGTCCCAGCGGCTGATGGCCCTCGCGGCCGTAGCCGCCCTGACCACGGGGCTGCTGGCCGGCTGCGCCAAGGACTCGGCCGACGGCTCGTCGGACCACTCCGACGGCGGCGGCAACGGCACTGGCAAGGGCAAGATCACGCTGACCGTCGGCACCTTCGGCGTCTTCGGCTACCAGCAGGCCGGCCTCTACGACGAGTACATGAAGCTGCATCCGGACATCAGCATCAAGGAGAACGTCACCACCCGCACCGATGTGTACTGGCCGAAGGTGCTCACCCGCCTCCAGGCCGGCTCCGGTACGGACGACATCGAGGCCATCGAGATCGGCAACATCACCGAGGCCGTGCAGACCCAGGCCGACAAGTTCGTGGACCTGGGCAAGGACGTCGACACATCCCAGTGGCTGGGCTGGAAGAACGCCCAGGCCACCACCAAGGACGGCAAGCTCATCGGGCTCGGGACCGACATCGGGCCGATGGCCATCTGCTACCGGAAGGACCTGTTCCAGAAGGCCGGGCTGCCGACCGACCGGACCAAGCTCGCCGAGCTGTGGAAGGGCGACTGGTCCAAGTACGTCGACGTCGGCAAGCAGTACATGCAGAAGGCGCCCAAGGGCACCAAGTTCGTGGACTCGGCCTCCTCCGTCTACAACGCGGCGGTGGGCGGCGCGAGCGAGCGGTACTACGACAAGGGCGGCAACGTCGTCTGGGACAGGTCCGAGGGGGTGAAGAAGGCCTGGGACGCCGCCATGACCGTCGCGACCAGCACCATGTCGGCGAAGCTGAAGCAGTTCGACCCCACCTGGGACCAGGGCTTCGCCAACGGCGGCTTCGCCAGCGTCGCCTGTCCGGCCTGGATGATCGGCTACATCGAGCAGAAGTCGGGTGACTCCGGCAAGGGCAAGTGGGACGTGGCGGCGGCGCCGGCGGCGTCCAACTGGGGCGGCTCCTTCCTCGGCGTGCCGACCGCGACCAAGCACCAGAAGGAGGCCGTCGCGCTGGCGAAGTGGCTGACCGCGCCCGCGCAGCAGGCGAAGGTGTTCGCCAAGCAGGCCAGCTTCCCGTCGACCCCGTCGGCGTATCCGGGCCTGCGGCCGCAGGCCGACACCACGGCGTACTTCTCGAACGCGCCGCTCACCCAGATCTTCTCCGACGCGGCGAAGGCCATCCCCTCGCAGCCCCTCGGCCCCAAGGACAAGCCGATCGACAACGCGATCAGCGACATCGGCATCCTCCAGGTCGAGCAGAAGGGCAAGTCGCCGTCCCAGGGCTGGGACGCGGCAGCCAAGGAGATCAAGGACGTGCTCGGCCAGTGA
- a CDS encoding carbohydrate ABC transporter permease produces MTGPKQALAHSAPSADAAPGSSPGAARGAHGRGAPAGADSWRSRLYRWDMKASPYAFVSPFFVLFAAFTLVPLLYTAWYSLHHVQLSALDHQSWAGLDNYKNLWSSDFFWNALRNTLTIGVISTVPQLLAALGLAHLLNYRLRGSTVWRVVMLTPYATSVAAATLVFTLLYSWDGGMVNWILHFFGVGPVNWRESDWGSRFAVSSIVIWRWTGYNALIYLAAMQAIPADLYESAAIDGANRWQQFWHVTVPQLRPTILFTVVVSTIGATQLFGEPLLFGGVSGSKGGSEHQYQTLGLYMYDQGWIIGNLGKASAIAWSMFLVLLVVAAVNLLLTRRLRKSP; encoded by the coding sequence GTGACCGGTCCCAAGCAGGCTCTCGCGCACTCCGCGCCGAGCGCCGACGCCGCGCCCGGCAGCTCGCCGGGCGCGGCCCGGGGCGCTCACGGCCGCGGTGCGCCGGCGGGCGCCGACTCCTGGCGCAGCCGGCTGTACCGCTGGGACATGAAGGCGTCGCCGTACGCGTTCGTGTCCCCGTTCTTCGTCCTGTTCGCGGCGTTCACGCTGGTCCCGCTGCTCTACACGGCCTGGTACTCGCTGCACCATGTGCAGCTGTCCGCGCTGGACCACCAGAGCTGGGCGGGCCTGGACAACTACAAGAACCTGTGGTCCTCGGACTTCTTCTGGAACGCGCTGCGGAACACCCTGACCATCGGCGTCATCTCGACCGTGCCGCAGCTGCTGGCCGCGCTCGGGCTCGCGCACCTGCTGAACTACCGGCTGCGCGGCTCGACCGTGTGGCGCGTGGTGATGCTGACCCCGTACGCCACCTCGGTGGCCGCCGCGACCCTGGTGTTCACGCTGCTGTACTCGTGGGACGGCGGCATGGTCAACTGGATCCTGCACTTCTTCGGGGTGGGTCCGGTCAACTGGCGTGAGTCCGACTGGGGTTCACGGTTCGCGGTGTCCTCGATCGTGATCTGGCGGTGGACCGGCTACAACGCGCTGATCTATCTGGCGGCGATGCAGGCGATCCCGGCCGACCTCTACGAGTCGGCGGCGATCGACGGTGCAAACCGCTGGCAGCAGTTCTGGCATGTGACGGTTCCGCAGCTGCGGCCGACGATCCTGTTCACGGTCGTCGTCTCCACGATCGGCGCGACGCAACTCTTCGGCGAGCCACTGCTGTTCGGCGGGGTGAGCGGGTCCAAGGGCGGCTCCGAGCACCAGTACCAGACGCTCGGTCTGTACATGTACGACCAGGGCTGGATCATCGGCAACCTCGGCAAGGCGTCCGCGATCGCCTGGTCGATGTTCCTGGTGCTGTTGGTCGTCGCCGCGGTCAATCTGCTGCTCACCCGACGGCTGAGGAAGTCCCCATGA
- a CDS encoding carbohydrate ABC transporter permease, producing the protein MTTSELTLPAAKVKRHRVMGAGRQLHAGPVTYVVLTVFALVSLAPLVWTAIAASRTDRRLAETPPPLWFGGNLFKNLQSAWDQAGLGTAMLNSVIVAGTITVSTVLFATLAGFAFAKLRFRFSSLLLLLTIGTMMVPPQLAVVPLYLWMSDLGWSNQLQTVILPSLVTAFGTFFMRQYLVQALPTELIEAARVDGASSLRIVWHVVFPAARPAMAVLGLLTFVFAWNDFLWPIIALNQQNPTVQVALNSLGTGYVPDQAVIMAGALLGTLPLLFAFVLFGKQIVGGIMQGAIKG; encoded by the coding sequence ATGACCACGAGTGAACTGACGCTGCCCGCGGCGAAGGTGAAGCGTCACCGTGTGATGGGCGCCGGCAGACAGCTGCACGCGGGCCCGGTGACGTACGTCGTCCTGACCGTCTTCGCCCTCGTCTCCCTCGCCCCGCTGGTGTGGACCGCGATCGCCGCCTCCCGCACCGACCGGCGCCTGGCCGAGACCCCGCCGCCACTGTGGTTCGGCGGCAACCTCTTCAAGAACCTGCAGAGCGCCTGGGACCAGGCGGGGCTGGGCACCGCGATGCTCAACTCGGTGATCGTGGCGGGCACGATCACCGTGAGCACGGTGCTGTTCGCCACGCTGGCCGGCTTCGCCTTCGCCAAACTGCGGTTCCGCTTCTCCAGCCTGCTGTTGCTGCTGACCATCGGCACGATGATGGTCCCGCCGCAACTCGCCGTCGTTCCCCTGTACTTGTGGATGTCGGACCTGGGCTGGTCCAACCAGCTGCAGACGGTGATCCTGCCGAGTCTCGTCACCGCGTTCGGTACGTTCTTCATGCGGCAGTACCTGGTGCAGGCGCTGCCGACCGAGCTGATCGAGGCGGCCCGGGTGGACGGGGCGAGCAGCCTGCGGATCGTCTGGCACGTGGTCTTCCCGGCCGCGCGTCCGGCCATGGCCGTACTCGGCCTGCTGACGTTCGTCTTCGCCTGGAACGACTTCCTGTGGCCGATCATCGCCCTGAACCAGCAGAACCCGACGGTGCAGGTGGCCCTGAACTCACTCGGCACCGGCTATGTCCCGGACCAGGCGGTGATCATGGCGGGCGCACTGCTCGGCACGCTGCCGCTGCTCTTCGCCTTCGTGCTGTTCGGCAAGCAGATCGTGGGCGGGATCATGCAGGGGGCGATCAAGGGCTGA